A DNA window from Drosophila virilis strain 15010-1051.87 chromosome 4, Dvir_AGI_RSII-ME, whole genome shotgun sequence contains the following coding sequences:
- the LOC6628517 gene encoding platelet binding protein GspB isoform X1: MDLPSMVQRSGDTLIVRSVVSGNQLYMEQGHKGGNSSNSNASPPLDTQTSASPPVASALEQQLERYRLQQLLQQQQQQQQQQQAAVAAAAVVNSVQQQQQQQQQQQQQQQQQQHVVLSLDAKEEGLPQCKIKRNYSCNHCAYFTQNPRYHLTHLRDVHGEKIVINKCKLCLYASRHFQKLVRHMKMVHGCTDGIPSGHGQARGKRGMSREARKRRLEESVGVMGGQSLTMSVPDMPTLEQVARELQLQKQKLHRDIEAYEQRQREELQQREQQMELVSSYGRQLQASLRDLDMQEAYERQSSPAEPPTPSPSGSATPPPALSSGGEEPQNRLLKCSACEYTTLYRTQLRAHELAEHGKTKFFRCDKCSYVTHIKARFSKHVKYHSMPMIKCVTCDFRTPYKWNLDRHMKNHGGAGAFKCAACDFTADIKQSLTVHEMNHHVPPVGNAGSIWPRRQNKVGASEMCDDFLSDSAELEDQYNNNNLDDDLEDGDGGALSGEEQYGKRSKYEDDEEPTDLSQKGGCSSDTSSVGTATPRALRPVPNLIPIAKSSKDALNLSKDTNASRSVLTGIASMFFNDKQISEMLDKSDVPQLSPATTIASMNSSRSLLAKKGGSFFDKLKTGAQHDNLICQCGHVAKCLSESIIHGKSCQSSAVVVDEDDVALHEDDADDRLEIDEDDEDRQSHSALNLSVSGSTRCQHCRHRCKSSTDLLHHLTQCAEAIRCANEMYDSNSGESGDRRSDAHSLQQQAAVQQQRVCIWNKAAKERTAAVVQQDKVSLLTKSPGSQAASNEENSYYGVETAPGYGEVTKKMTPEEEAANSSLKKVYKCPHCSFWASTASRFHVHIVGHLNKKPFECSLCSYRSNWRWDITKHIRLKTIRDPSHKTAKVLMNDETGRRNYTKYNKYITLMKVTEEDGDPKLMKSGEMTPNQVASLAFLKDYQKVGVGVGTGHDITLEPVSPNKSNALDDAQLADNLIRLPLLATMMNAAMATQQHHQHQQMEQQQQQEQQQQHHSAMITPSVTISPVKRTHQTPPGKPTDDLITEVHQEGSEKKTFYRCRKCNFRHHNRDAVLAHVKIHYQESSFPKSSSSVSSTSPLQVSVSSNQQLYMNKVFAAMCLSQPSPTAGSTSAAGGQQQQQQHSIISAGLLQRAIQEAQHSPTPNASALSGLALALATGKCPPGTTTTNSLPKTNAASILEHGEQKASQNEASADSLTSPTITSTARSLQDLLTSPRTRHGLHYGAGASSSTTTSTTATAGAGLVATNPNANSNSIVVMGTGNNTGYRLDTAGHKKSSSSAAADYVASSNTPTTTNTSPMPVTTTPTPISTTTTFPTGAKSSLVHTLGTGNNNNNSNNNNHNNSTSHNLTDTHAHNQLIAGDGYYTMASGLNHAITATNLKSTPASSMSSSSSSSLLLSASASASASSSSASPASVASSPHSSPPSSTSYMPQSMPGQATRFHSHSPGSPNLLTMNDADRRDPSPYRCGHCHQVSNWKHVIQRHCRLKHSGDIRIETLERSNSSSVGPNAAPIYRPQGAGASNESQAHIISSSSNNNLSNYNNNNNKTGQNNNNNNVNNNSLNGALLSSKQLEQLLHSPLSASAAAVVNAANTQQDLQAAAAYWAAACKVVSAAASGSAEELLQLQQNDQIEITRLPSAAGAAASSSLQELPNSNSNNSNNNNNTKSKQQKCPVCPYISESKSQMNYHVSLHKPTQYECRLCTFVCAKKQHLSSHMRSVHQQQLGAAAAAAGAGLDFSVALQLAAAKQVQQLPTAATTPLAIDLSQLQLEESSNVELPVQQQLPPEYQYKLISYCPRCPARFAQKHNDERNAKLELEQHLAAHAPSELESDEVHVCAYCEYRAGAETLLQLHRAVHMSHYQEKCQQLYRNCKEDVAYPAPKLLQITGPETIWVVDNELGAQLLRQSAISSSSNSYDGQNSLLKKQLESGGVGALIREQTPPKAKEAEEDDERHSSSTPSTSASVATSDLAADASSDAGSLDMPQSAPTPQRCQHCPFETLQHEQLAEHLQKHACINQPSPEAQQCAHCDYNAVEEAELEEHTAVHFNASEKLKSVDFYTCYDKLEISVEQEPEPYEQNDKEQTEHNNNQDNVVNANVQQQLQDDAETEQLHQEPIKKPSTKLILYKNDGALSVKPSMEEDNATSTTTTQRAENISDRLRRRSLRGGASAAITSTTATPPTTTTSAAAAAAPGGIMEATDKMILVNAKTGKVIFRK; the protein is encoded by the exons ATGGATCTGCCCTCGATGGTGCAGCGCTCCGGCGATACGCTTATCGTACGCAGCGTGGTGAGCGGCAATCAACTGTACATGGAGCAGGGCCACAAAggtggcaacagcagcaacagcaacgcatCCCCACCGCTGGACACGCAGACATCAGCGTCGCCGCCGGTGGCAAGtgcgctggagcagcagctggaaagatatcggctgcagcagctgctgcagcaacagcagcagcaacagcagcaacaacaggcggcagttgcagcagctgccgttgtCAACagcgtgcaacagcagcaacagcaacagcagcagcagcagcaacaacaacagcagcaacagcacgtGGTGCTCTCGCTGGATGCCAAGGAGGAGGGCCTGCCGCAGTGCAAGATCAAGCGGAACTACAGCTGCAACCATTGCGCGTACTTCACGCAGAATCCACGCTACCATTTGACGCATCTGCGCGACGTGCACGGCGAGAAGATTGTGATAAACAAGTGCAAGTTGTGCCTGTATGCCTCCCGCCACTTCCAGAAGCTGGTGCGCCACATGAAGATGGTGCATGGCTGCACCGATGGTATACCCAGCGGACATGGCCAGGCGCGCGGCAAGCGCGGCATGAGCCGCGAGGCGCGCAAGCGACGACTGGAGGAGAGCGTCGGCGTTATGGGCGGCCAGTCGCTGACCATGTCTGTGCCGGACATGCCCACGCTGGAGCAGGTGGCGcgtgagctgcagctgcagaagcagaagctgcATCGCGACATCGAGGCCTACGAACAGCGACAGCGCGAGGAGCTGCAACAGCGCGAACAGCAAATGGAGCTGGTGTCCAGCTATGGCCGCCAGCTGCAGGCGAGCCTGCGTGATCTGGACATGCAAGAGGCGTACGAGCGTCAGTCGTCGCCAGCGGAACCACCAACGCCCTCGCCGAGCGGCTCGGCAACGCCGCCGCCGGCACTGTCCTCGGGCGGCGAGGAGCCACAGAATCGTCTGCTCAAGTGCAGCGCCTGCGAGTACACCACACTCTATCGCACCCAGTTGCGCGCCCATGAGCTGGCCGAGCATGGCAAGACCAAGTTCTTCCGCTGCGACAAGTGCAGCTATGTGACGCACATCAAGGCGCGCTTCAGCAAGCACGTCAAATACCATTCGATGCCAATGATCAAGTGCGTCACCTGCGACTTTCGCACACCCTACAAATGGAATCTGGACAGACACATGAAGAACCATGGAGGCGCAGGCGCCTTCAAGTGCGCCGCCTGCGACTTTACGGCCGACATCAAACAGTCGCTGACCGTCCACGAGATGAATCACCATGTGCCGCCCGTCGGCAATGCCGGCTCCATTTGGCCGCGTCGCCAGAACAAGGTCGGTGCCAGCGAAATGTGCGATGATTTCCTTAGCGATTCCGCTGAGTTGGAGGATcaatataataacaacaacttggATGATGATCTGGAGGATGGCGACGGTGGCGCCTTGAGCGGCGAGGAGCAGTATGGCAAGCGCAGCAAGTACGAGGATGATGAGGAGCCCACGGATCTATCGCAGAAGGGTGGCTGCTCCTCGGACACTTCCAGCGTTGGCACAGCCACGCCGCGTGCCCTGCGACCGGTGCCCAATCTGATACCCATCGCAAAGAGTTCCAAGGA tgCGCTTAACCTATCCAAGGATACGAACGCCTCACGAAGTGTTCTCACAGGGATCGCCTCGATGTTCTTTAACGATAAGCAAATCTCCGAGATGCTGGACAAGTCGGATGTGCCACAGCTGTCACCGGCAACGACCATTGCCTCGATGAACTCCTCGCGCAGTCTGTTGGCCAAGAAGGGCGGCTCCTTCTTCGACAAGCTGAAGACGGGCGCCCAGCATGATAATCTGATCTGTCAGTGCGGTCACGTGGCCAAATGTCTATCCGAATCGATAATACATGGCAAGAGCTGTCAGTCCTCGGCTGTTGTCGTGGACGAAGACGATGTGGCGCTGCATGAAGATGATGCCGACGATCGGCTGGAGATCGACGAAGACGACGAAGATCGTCAGTCGCACTCGGCGCTTAATTTGAGCGTCTCCGGCTCCACACGCTGCCAGCACTGTCGCCATCGCTGCAAATCCTCCACCGATCTGCTGCATCATTTGACCCAGTGCGCGGAGGCCATACGCTGTGCAAACGAGATGTACGATTCGAATTCCGGGGAGAGCGGCGATCGGCGCAGCGATGCGCATTCGCTGCAGCAACAGGCGGCTGTGCAGCAGCAACGGGTTTGCATTTGGAACAAGGCGGCCAAGGAGAGAACCGCTGCCGTAGTGCAGCAGGATAAGGTGAGCCTCCTGACCAAAtcgccaggcagccaggcggCGAGCAACGAAGAGAACAGCTACTACGGAGTGGAAACAGCGCCCGGTTACGGTGAG GTAACCAAAAAGATGACGCCCGAGGAGGAGGCCGCCAACTCGTCCCTGAAAAAGGTCTACAAGTGTCCGCATTGCAGCTTTTGGGCATCGACAGCATCACGCTTCCATGTTCACATTGTTGGTCACCTCAATAAGAAGCCATTCGAGTGCTCGCTCTGCTCATATCGCTCCAACTGGCGTTGGGATATCACGAAGCATATACGCCTGAAGACCATACGTGATCCCTCGCACAAGACCGCCAAGGTGCTGATGAACGATGAGACCGGCCGGCGCAACTATACCAAGTATAACAAGTACATAACCCTGATGAAGGTTACCGAAGAGGATGGCGATCCCAAGCTAATGAAATCCGGCGAGATGACGCCCAATCAGGTGGCTTCGCTGGCCTTTCTGAAGGACTACCAGAAggtgggcgtgggcgttggCACTGGCCATGACATTACCCTCGAGCCGGTGTCGCCAAACAAATCGAATGCCTTGGACGATGCACAGCTGGCGGACAATCTGATACGCTTACCGCTCCTGGCGACCATGATGAACGCGGCGATGGCCACTCAGCAGCATCACCAGCATCAGCAAatggaacagcagcagcaacaggagcagcaacagcagcatcactCGGCCATGATAACGCCCTCGGTGACCATATCGCCAGTGAAGCGCACACATCAAACGCCGCCCGGCAAGCCCACCGACGATCTCATCACTGAGGTGCATCAGGAGGGCAGCGAGAAGAAGACCTTCTACAGATGTCGCAAGTGTAACTTTAG GCATCACAATCGCGACGCCGTGCTGGCCCATGTCAAGATACACTATCAGGAGTCCAGTTTTCCCAAGTCCAGCTCTTCGGTAAGCAGCACCTCGCCGCTGCAGGTATCGGTTAGCTCCAATCAACAGCTCTATATGAACAAAGTATTCGCCGCGATGTGCCTGTCGCAACCCTCGCCCACAGCGGGCAGCACCTCAGCGGCtggcgggcagcagcagcagcagcaacattccATCATCTCGGCGGGTCTGCTGCAGCGTGCCATACAGGAGGCACAGCATTCGCCGACGCCCAATGCCAGTGCATTGAGCGGGTTGGCCTTGGCGCTAGCCACCGGCAAGTGTCCGCCGGGCACGACAACGACCAACAGTTTGCCCAAAACCAATGCCGCCTCCATTTTAGAGCACGGTGAGCAGAAAGCGAGTCAAAACGAGGCAAGTGCCGACAGTCTGACGTCGCCCACAATCACCAGCACAGCCAGATCGCTACAAGATCTGCTAACATCACCACGAACCAGACACGGTCTACACTATGGTGCGGGTGCTTcgtcatcaacaacaacatcaacaacagcgacagctgGCGCTGGCCTTGTGGCCACTAATCCTAATGCTAACAGTAACTCAATTGTGGTTATGGGTACCGGCAACAACACCGGATATAGGCTGGATACGGCTGGCCACAAGAAATCATCGAgctccgccgccgccgactACGTCGCATCATCCAATACAcccaccaccaccaacacATCGCCTATGCCAGTAACTACCACTCCTACTCCTATTTCTACTACTACTACTTTTCCAACTGGTGCTAAGTCCTCTTTGGTTCATACACTGGGTActggtaataataataacaacagcaacaacaacaaccacaacaacagcacatcCCACAATCTCACCGACACTCATGCCCATAACCAACTCATCGCTGGTGATGGTTACTATACAATGGCATCGGGTTTAAACCATGCCATAACTGCTACTAATCTAAAATCCACGCCAGCCTCGTCcatgtcgtcgtcgtcttcgtcGTCGCTGCTAttatcggcatcggcatcggcatcggcatcgtcCTCATCAGCATCGCCGGCGTCTGTTGCGTCATCGCCGCACTCGTCGCCGCCATCCTCAACGTCGTATATGCCACAGAGCATGCCCGGCCAGGCGACACGTTTCCATAGCCATAGTCCAGGTAGTCCCAATCTGTTAACGATGAACGATGCCGATCGGCGAGATCCGTCGCCATATCGTTGTGGCCACTGCCATCAGGTGTCGAATTGGAAGCATGTGATCCAg CGGCACTGTCGCTTAAAGCATTCCGGGGATATTCGGATCGAGACCCTTgagcgcagcaacagcagcagcgttgGCCCCAATGCGGCGCCCATTTATCGTCCACAGGGCGCCGGCGCCAGCAACGAGTCCCAGGCtcacatcatcagcagcagcagcaacaacaaccttagcaactacaacaacaacaacaacaagaccggccagaacaacaataacaacaacgttaacaacaacagcctgAATGGCGCCTTGCTTAGCAGCAAACAGCTGGAGCAACTGCTGCATTCACCGCTCTCCGCCAGCGCTGCGGCCGTGGTGAATGCGGCCAATACGCAGCAGGATCTGCAAGCGGCAGCCGCCTATTGGGCCGCTGCCTGCAAGGTGGTCAGCGCCGCTGCCAGCGGCAGTGCCGAggagctgctccagctgcagcaaaaCGATCAAATCGAGATCACGCGTCTGCCCTCGGCTGCCGGCGccgctgccagcagcagcttgcaGGAGCtgcccaacagcaacagcaacaacagcaacaacaacaacaacacaaagagcaaacagcaaaaatgcCCCGTCTGTCCATACATCTCGGAGAGTAAATCCCAAATGAACTATCACGTCTCACTGCACAAGCCCACGCAATACGAGTGCCGCCTGTGCACCTTTGTGTGCGCCAAGAAGCAGCATCTGAGCAGCCACATGCGTAGCgtgcatcagcagcagctgggcgcagcagcggcagccgccgGCGCTGGCCTAGACTTTAGCGTGGCGCTGCAATTGGCTGCGGCCAAAcaggtgcagcagctgcccacAGCTGCCACAACGCCGCTGGCCATCGACCTgagccagctgcagctggaggagAGCAGCAATGTCGAGCTGccggtgcagcagcagctgccgccggaATACCAATACAAGCTGATTAGCTACTGTCCGCGCTGTCCGGCCCGTTTCGCCCAGAAGCACAACGATGAGCGCAACGCCAAAttggagctggagcagcactTGGCCGCCCACGCGCCCAGCGAGCTGGAGTCGGATGAGGTGCATGTGTGCGCCTACTGTGAGTATCGTGCCGGTGCCGAGacactgctgcagctgcatcgTGCCGTGCACATGTCGCACTACCAGGAGAAGTGCCAGCAGCTGTATAGAAATTGCAAAGAGGATGTCGCATATCCGGCGCCCAAGCTGCTGCAAATAACTGGACCCGAAACCATTTGGGTTGTGGACAATGAGCTGGGCGCACAGCTGCTGCGCCAGAGCGCAATCAGTTCCTCCAGCAACAGCTACGATGGCCAGAACTCGCTCTTAAAGAAGCAGCTGGAGTCGGGCGGTGTTGGTGCTTTGATTCGCGAACAGACGCCACCCAAGGCCAAGGAGGCCGAGGAGGATGACGAGCGTCACAGCAGCTCAACACCCTCGACCAGCGCCTCGGTGGCCACCAGCGATTTGGCCGCAGATGCCAGCAGCGATGCGGGATCGCTGGACATGCCGCAGTCGGCGCCAACGCCACAGCGCTGCCAGCACTGTCCGTTTGAGACGTTGCAGCACGAGCAGCTGGCGGAGCATCTGCAGAAACATGCCTGCATCAATCAGCCCAGCCCGGAGGCGCAGCAGTGTGCCCATTGCGACTACAATGCCGTCGAGGAGGCCGAACTGGAGGAGCACACCGCTGTGCACTTCAATGCCAGCGAGAAGCTTAAGTCTGTGGACTTTTACACCTGCTACGACAAGCTAGAGATAAGTGTGGAACAGGAACCGGAGCCCTACGAGCAGAACGACAAGGAGCAGACGGAGCACAACAATAACCAGGACAATGTCGTCAATGCCAATgtacagcaacagctgcaggaCGATGCCGAAACGGAGCAGCTGCACCAGGAGCCAATCAAGAAGCCCAGCACCAAGCTCATACTCTACAAGAACGATGGCGCACTCAGCGTTAAGCCTTCCATGGAGGAGGACAACGCCacgtcgacgacgacaacgCAGCGCGCTGAGAATATCAGCGATCGCTTGAGGCGTCGCAGCTTGCGTGGCGGCGCCTCCGCTGCCATCACGTCCACCACAGCaacaccaccaacaacaacaacatcagctgcagctgcagcagcgccggGCGGCATCATGGAGGCAACTGATAAAATGATACTGGTCAATGCCAAGACGGGCAAAGTCATTTTCCGAAAGTAG